The genomic DNA CGACCTTTTGTAACCGACTTACTAATTGTATGCCATTCCGTTCAAGCGTGGTTTGTACAGGACATCACCAAAGCAACTGGCCAAATATGCAACGTCTTCTATTGTAAGTCTAATTAACGCTAGATACGTTGAGAAGGCTGACTGTTAATAGGATAGCCCCGAGGTTTCAGTATCTGGAGAAAGATAAACAGAACTTTCTAAATCCTAGAATAATGTACTTGCTTTTATTGTACCTCGTGCAACTCTTGGAACTACTGTCTTACGAGAGCCTAAGTGTGTACCTCACTTCTGGGAGGCCTCGGCAAGTCAAATatcaagggaaagggattctATGTATGAAATAGCAATGAGGCTGCATTGAATGATCTAGGCTCTCTACTTTCCCGTGCCGGTACCGGCCGTGTCTTCGTGCTTCCTTTTGTAATGTTTCCGTAAGTTGTCCTTCCGCGTGAAGCATGTGAAACAGATCTCACAGTAGAACGAACCCTCTATCTTCCATTGATTCTTGGCCCACAGTTTGTGCATTACCGTTACGTGCCGATGAATAGCTTTTGTTGTTGCAGCTTGGACGGTACATCCAGGGCGGGGACATAGAACAGGTTTGTGGGTCCTCATATGGTTTCTGATATCGtcagaaaaggcactaaAGATGCAGATGGCAGAAGGAACTTACATGAGGTGCGCCTTCTGCTTGAAGCCACGCCTAGATTGGGATTTCGGACGATCGCAACGATAGACCCTTTCTGATGTGGCACTGGAACGATCGTAGGGAAGGCTTCTAGTTTCTTCCGAGCCCAGATCACAATTTGGCAGCGAAAGGAAAGACGCCTCTACCTCACCAGCTCTCGTTGACCCAGCGGCTCCCAAAGAGCCCCCCATGTCAGGCAAGCACTCAGTACTCTAAGGAGACTGATGTGCGTCTTCCGGGGACGTAATGCCTTGATGGGAGTTCTCTATTTGGATTAGATTCGGGTCGGGATAAAGGTATGGGAATTGCGCTAGCGTTGTACTGATCATAGTTGATTGCACCTCAAGATCTGGAAACGCAAAGGGGTCTCCAGCTGCCACGGGGTCGTCTGATATTTCGGTGGTGGGTATAGTCAAGTCCGGGTACCAAGTCAGGTACTCGTTATAGCCAGGGAGAAGTGACTCCATGGCTAAAATCATGTGCGGAGGGGAACAAACAGGACAAGATTACTTCATGGTTAAAACGCCCGGAAGCGAAACTGACTGCTACCTCTGTGCCTTGGTGTACGGTAGGGAACAGGAGTAGAAATACTCACCAGATCGCTGGCGCCAATTCTGTGTCAGTGTTGGGCGACAATGGTTCCGGGGCTATTAGGGCTAACATTAAAATCATAGTGGACGATAACCCCTCGCCACGTCACCACCACCTACCTCCCAACTTTCAACTGACCCAGCACACGATACCATAATACGACAGAGTAACATCCCACTAAAAGGTGCATGCAGCAGACACATCACATATCCGTCAACCGAGCAGATGGCCCACCACCTACAGGACATAGCCAACGCATAATTACCAAGAGTGACCGAATTTCACCTCTGCTGCACGTTACCtatgaacaagaagataaGCGTAAATTTGTTAGAGAGGTAATCAAAAAGTCTCCGACCCTTATGTTTGGGGTCCCGTTTCTACTTATCCCGGCAGCTATTGTCACAAATCGGAAAGATAACCTCCCCGCGAGGCTGTTTGGTGAAAATGATTAAGTTTTGTCAACATGACGCGGAAAAATACATACTTTGCTGTGAGACCTACTCGTGACCATGGTAGACTTTTCTATCGAAAAGTCCGAGCCCTAGTTTGTCTCTGGTATTATGATTTTAGATACGTAAATGTTACCACTCCAACTGGTGCTGTGCCTCGGCTTTAACTCTTTGGGTCTTACTTTACCAGGGGTGATTTTATACGTCATTCTACAGGTGAGATCTCTTGAAGACTCGGGGTACATTTCAAGGGTATATTCAATATTGCTAGCCAATGACCGTTCCAAACAGATGCTCAAAGCCCAAAAATTCGCCTAAATGCCGGGTACCGTTAGATGGCATGAAGTGCCATAAGCCAGGATGACCAAGGTCAGAATCTCATGGTGACGGCTGGGTCGGTGTGACGGTGGTAATAAGGAGGCTTGTAAGGGTGATGTTCATTGGGGCTTGACAATGATTCGGACAATGTTATACTGCCCTTTTGAGATGCATGACATTGAACCAGGCATATTACAGTCCATGGAATGTAGGGTCGTTAGCGTCAAAAAGTCGTAATTAGCCGATACTTGACCAGGGAATAATTTGATGCCCCTGTCGCTCAACCGTAAACGGTCGCGATTGTGGCATCCAACACATTGCAAAGTGTAATGAGCAAGAAGGTGACCGCTATTTTCAAGGTGATTACAGTCAATGACCGACCCTCAAttcagaagaggaaggatggTCTGGAGGTCTTTCGGTTGTTGCAATATGTAGCTATTGTCTCTCATCTCGAGCTGGAGCGGGGGGCAGAACTCTTGAGGTTCGTAAAGCATCATCTTTATAACCTTCCCAGCTGCCTCGCCCAATGCCCGCAGATAGCGTCCCTGAGAATGGTCGAGGATGGAAACGATGTCGCGAAAGACGGACTCGGGTACCTTGGAGAGCCTAGTAGCTCGTTAGTTAGACCTTCGGCTATCCCatatagtacatacatattgTCAGTTAATTCCAGTCCTGGATGGTGGAAATGTTGCGGATAAGGGATTAATGCGAGTATGCCATTACCGAACCGCTCCTGTAGGATGTGAAATCTCCGTGCGAGTAGTCGAAGGTTGCGAACATGATTGTAtccctttttatattctgGAGATCCCGGTTCGAGACCAGGGAGCACttgcttcatcatcgctgTCGTCAGCTCTGACTCTGCAATTTTAAGGGGATTACCAGCTCGTTTGATGGCCGATGCGTTATAAGCTGGGGTTGCAACAAACCCTGATAATGATGGAAtctcacatccaccacagGTTTTGAATAAGTATGAGATGTGGTATCTTCGAAATAAATTCAAGCCCGTGATTGTCTGGTCGATGCGGCAGATATTAGTATATGTGTCTGCCTTCGAGGAATGCGTAGAGATCTGCAGATGAAGCTGGTCGGTCCTCGATCGCCAGGTTTGCATCGCCTCTTTTAAGACCAGAACTGACAGTGAGCTGCCAGAAGCTAATATTAGCCGTTTCAAAACATCATCGTACTGTTTCAGACCGGCCTCCTGGATGGCTATCTCAATTTCTGCGCTAAAGTACCATTCTCGCGGGGTTCGAATAGATCTCGCTTGACATTTCATGGTTTCTTCCTTCAGGAAGGATACAATTGGATTATGCAGCTGGTGTCGACCTCGCATTGGCTTTGGTTGATTCTCCCCACTCTTCCCGAACGAGATATCCATCGATCGTTTGGGTTTGCTCACCTGTGCCGTGTCTGGTAGTAAATCTGTCGTCTCGGCACGTCTGTCAGGTTCCCCAGAGAGTAATATGGGCAGATGCGTATCCGTATTTATGCTAGCCTGTAGCCGTGTTGGATCCACCCCGTTATCCTCTTGAGTAAAGAACCTATCATAGTCTTTGGTCAGTCCCTGGTTTAATCAGCATCCATAATAACGCCTTACCCTATATACTCCAATATCTGCCACGTACGACGATAACTTCCCCCGCAGTCGAGATGTGCGGCTGCAATAATCGCTGCCATGGTCCTTCCGACTGTAATGTGACGTTCTTCGCCGGGCGGCGAGTTGTATGGAATCATCCTGTCAATAGCCGTGCGTTGGGCGACTGAAACAAGATGAGCGTAAGTACACAGTTTTTCCTTTCCTGCGGCAATATCGCCTTCTCAATGTCAGATTAGTCGAACATCCACGAGCTCGATGTCCTCACCTGGTGGAATGCGCGTCTGGTAAGCATGGAACGAAAGACATAGACGAATCAAATCAATCCCCAAATCCCCCAACCATTCCCTGTCGGCCCTAGGCGCTATAAGAGCGTCAATAAGGTGGATCTGTGGCTCATTCTGGTAACCCAGAATGTGTGCGACTTGGTCAATGCTGGTATTGATGTCCATCTTGCGAGATCAACTGAATAAATGCTAACCTAACAAGACTAAGCGTTTTGATCACAGATATGCTTGGATATCTTCGTGGAAACTGGTCGAGGTAAATATACATCCACTGCACCCCTCGGGTATACCGAGCAGCGTTCCCTTTCCGTTATACATCCATCATGCAATTCGCCAAGTCTCACCGTGATTTTGAACCAATATCGACATCCATCCGAATGCCTCGTTTCGACATTGGTTACAATGGTTATCTTTGGTCCCATTGATGTCATGATACTTACGCGACTTACCGGCTAGCCCCACGGGACCAGATAGCCAACTCATCATCTCCTGCTTTgactgttgttgttgttgttgtatatatgaatctttttttattcttggTATATCGCGTGGCTGGGTGTTAATTGCCATACAGTACACTAGACACGAGATCTAAGAAAATGGTATAACCGTATAAGTTCTTTGCCGGGCGATCATACATGCATTACGTTAAATTTAGGGGCCACTAAGCAGAGCTTTGTAAATATGCGGTTGCAAATAACTCATGTCGGAGGCCCATTTATGCGGGAGGCCCATGATGCGGGAGGCCCATGATGCGGGAGGCCCATTATGCGGAAGGCCCATTTATGCGGGAGGCTCATTTATGCGGGAGGCTCATTTATGCGGGAGGCTCATTTATGCGGGAGGCCCATTATGCGGGAGGCCCATATACGACAGTTCCATTTATGCGGGAGGCCGACTATGTTGACATGGATACAGCACGCACGGCTTCGTCAGCTTGGTTGGGCTTACCTGCCCCCGACCACGGGAAAAACTCgttcttgtttttatttttatttttatccttATTCTTATTTCCCTTGTTATTTAATTATGGGACAAAGCTACTAGAAAATGAATTCGATCACATCGATCGCCTCCCATTCAAGTCATCTCAGCTCAGCTCAATTTCTGTCCATTTCTTACATGTCACCAGTCACGAGCGAGAGTGTAATTGATCAGTCTTTGGTTCGTCGAGGTTGCAGTTTATTTCTAGTTGTGATATTCAGTCAAAGGTAGCCGAATGTCCACCACTAAATCCTGACTCCCATGAAAAACGTGCCAAACCCACCCATGGGTTTGAGTGGGCTTGGGCGAGGTCTCGATAGTAGATACAGTTGGCGTGCCGCGTGTGCAAATTTACCTTCAGTTCTCGAATCTCGGCACATTTTTTGGAACTTTTCccacaccatcttcaaaagtaTCTACTTTCAACCGCTTATAAATCAACCAATTCTGTATTACTAGCAAAAGTAGAGGGAAATTTACATTCAAAGTAAACAGAACAGGGATTAAAAACATGGATCGAATAAGTATACATAGCGTGTTGATATCGTTAATTTTTAGATTTGTCaatttttacttttcctgTATAATATAGACTCCTTATGCTATTATCTTCGATATAGATCTATATCGAAGTGATATAATAAGGATTGGTTGAGTTATAAGCATTTAAAAATAGCTATTTTTATAGATGTTGCGCGAAAAGTTGAAAAAAATGTGCCAAGAACTGAAGGTAAATTTGCACACGCCTAAGTAATAATCAATCACCAAAAGGGCTGTGGAACAGGTGGTGTTGAAAACCGTCGCATTGATCGATATCATTTTCTcgatttttctttatttcttgctcTTTAATTCATTGTCGAACATGAATTTGAGAAGCACTGACCTATTCTCAGCCGCGAGGACCGCTACGGGTGCAGGAGGCTGTGCGAGGCTGAAAGAGGATGCGGGAGGCGGGGTATTCATGAAGGCTGAGAGGTCATATCGTTGTGCATAcctatatacatatacatacaatatcATTCCTGTTCATTTCATTGATTGTAGACCTCATACAAAGTCGACTGCACTGTGGAAATGGATCGAGTCTCCAATATCGCCGGTCGCTTCCAAAGAAACTTGACAGAATTACATACAGTATGTGAACTAGCTATCAACTTTCGAGAGGATCAATGTGAAGTTCTAATACCAGCTCGGTTATCCTTGAAAAGCGGTACCACGGAGTTAGCTTCCAATACCTCCCCCTACAAGGACCTTCGGACATCCGTCTACTCAGTATCCAGTCTGGAAGGCCAAGTGACGGGATTTCCTGCTCCATACGAGTCGTTAGCCTTGACGAAAACCCAGAATACACGGCTCTCTCTTATACCTGGAGGAAACAGCACTCACCCTTGCGTGGTGGCGCCCTCATGGCGTTTGAAACCATGAGATCGATCTATCAAGGGAATTTATTTGATATGCACATTCCAGAGGTTGAAACAGAGGAGCGCAACCCCAAGACCATCCTGTGCAATGGCCGCAGAATTAATGTATCATTGAATTTATATGACGCCTTGCTATCACTCAGACAGATACAATCAAAGAGTTGGTATTGGATTGACGCATTATGCATAAACCAAAGGTACCTGACATCTCATATTTGTTGTCTAAATTGGCCAGAGAAAGGCAAATGGAGCATGAGACTAAATAGTTTATCAGTGATACGGAGGAAAAGTCTCTTCAGATTCAGAAGATGGGTCGAATATACCAATCTGCCgagcttgttcttgtctGGCTCGGTGACTGCTCGTCAAAGTTAGCTCGAGGTCTTCCCAGCTTAGAAACACTCGCGAAGAAGACGCAAAATGAACTACCGCCGCTGCCCAAGTTCAAGGGGCCTGGTGGGGAGTTGCAAGCGGCGGCCACGACTGCGGTAGATCTTTCCTGTCGGCAATGGTTCAAGCGGATCTGGGTACTCCAAGAATACCTTTTAGCAAGAAAAGTCAACTTCCTCTATGGTAACAATGAAGTTAGCTTGGGTGCCTTACTGACCGCTTGTATATGGGTATCTCATGACCCTGGTGCCGCAATGACACCCGAGCTGCCAATGAAGGCTGAATTGAGAGAAGCCCTTGCCCACACTAATGACATCCCCAACTTCTTGTTAGCTCGCCAAGCCATTGGTCAGGGCCGCAGGTTGACCCTCCGCGAATGGCTTCGGGCATGTCGAAGGCGCTATGCTAAAGATCCCAGAGATTTTGTGTTTGGCGGCCTATCTCTGATTTGCCCTGAGTCATTGAAGATAGACTATCAGCGCCTTCAGCTGGGAGATTATCCATGCGTTGAAACTCAGGCGCCGATACTCCCTCCTAGGGCGGGTATACACTCTCAGAAAGACAATCGATTCACTGCGGAACATCCCACTGCCACATTTAAAGgcccaacatcatcatcacttaTACCTGGGGGTCTATGGGATTTTCTCAGGGCTGACTATGCGGCCAGCGAAGTCGAGGTACTTATCAATGTTGCAGCGTGCCTGCTTTCCCAGAAAGAGCAGCACACCCTCGATCTGCTTTCTATTGCGGCTCGTAGGCCGTGGGATGACTTTGACGCTGACGTACGCAATTGGTTCTGGCCTCGCGCTCATCCTATTCTCCCATCTTGGGTCCCAGCTTTGGGTTCCAGGGGTGTAAGTTCATCGCACATTTGCTCAACTCGTCCACTTTTACTTTACCCTACCCCCCTGTCAACACAGATAACGGCGCATACTAATCTGGATCTCTATAGTCTCTTGAACATAGCAACTTGGCATCTACAGCAGAAGCATCGGATCATGCTGGTACAACCTTTGCAGCTGGTATATTAGGACAGCCGGGCCCATCACCTAAGATCTCTCGCGACGGCAGGACGTTATTCCTTGAGGCTGCACCCCTTGACACCGTCGAGAATATACTTTTAGATAATACTCTTATGACAGATGAGTACATCGACATCCTAATTAGGTTCCTTGAAACTGTTGGCGGGATGCCCCGCGCTCACCTCCCAAGTGGTGGGACGAGTTTCGACGCGGTCGCAATATCCCTTGCTTCTTCgctgttcttctcttttccccaaaGCACAAAACTAAACGTCACTAAGGGCCAAAACCATGAAGGAATATCCCTATCATCTGTAAATGAGCAGCATGCGCGTGTCTGGCTTTGTGAGTTTATCGAGAGTGAGGTGCGCCACTGGGTGACGTATTTAAGGATGACCCGCGAGGACTATGTTTTGGCGCATGGGGTTGAGTCCTCAGGAGCGAAGTGGCCAGAGGAAGCTAGTAATGAACGGCAGAAGAAACTGGATAGCCTTATATCCGCTTACTGGCAGCTGAACGAAAAGTTTGATGATCTTCCATGGTCTAGGACAGCAGATGAAGGTGTGgcggcagcaacagcagcaacgCCATCCAACGAGGTCACGTCCAATCTATGGGACCTCCTGGAGACCTTACAGTCTGCTGTTGATGAGAAAAGCTTTGtttggaaaaggaagctaTTGATCTCTCCCGAGGCACAGCAATACGTTACTGCCTTTTCTCTCGATCTTAAAAGGCGGAGCTTGTTTATAACGCAAGACGGGCTTATTGGAATGGGGCCTAGTTGGTTGAGAAAAGGGGATCGGGTGATGCTGGTCAGAGATGCCAGTGTTCCTTACGTGTTTAGACACGTTGATGAGGAATTGAGGCACCAACTGCAAACAatggagatgagggaggaTTTGTTGAGAGAATGCTCCGTTGAAAGGAAATATAGCTTGTCACGGCAACTCAAGCGGCCCACCCTTGAGAGGCAAATATCAGACCTAAACCTGAGAATTAGCCACCTTCAATCTGGCACAAAAGATGGATGGATTTTAATTGGGGAGTCGTACATTCCTGGTGTCATGCTAGGAGAGGTTCTGGAAAGAGGCGGTTCTGAAATCTTTGGAAGGATTGCCATAGTATAATCTTTTAATTCTGCTAATAAGGTTAATGCCCATATCATGGCTCTCCAATCGTCAGGGATTACGCCCTTTGTGTTCCTCATAGCTAGGTTACATAAAAAAGGGTCTCTTCGTAATGCAGCTACTCTCATCCAGTTCCCATAGCTAAAAGTAAGCTTGGTGGACTATTTGAGGTCTACATATGTATTGCAACTTGTCCACCTCAGATTCTTCCCCATATCCATGCTAAAATACTACGCCATAAAGTCATGTAGGATCGTTGATCGCCATTTCACTGAACTGTATGCCATAAGTAGTGGATCGAATGGCCCCTTTAATGCCAACCTGATATCACCCAGCTTGTGTAGCATGTTTTAGGGGGTCATTTAGCGTGCAACTTAATCTTGGGGTTTGTGTCTTGGAAGCATCATttagaaagaggaagagtacgTAGGTGGTGGAACTGGTTTCGCTGGTCTCCGTACTCACTTAAGTCTTTTCTTCCGGTCCCGAGTACCGAAGGCCGTCGCGTggaaggaaaacatggaGACCGATGACACGCTAATAACTGCCTTTCTGTGTGGCAAGCATTATATCAACCTGTTTTACagtccatgatgatgattcaTACTCTAACCCCTCGCTAGGCGATATGCGGGAGTACCACTACCTGTAATGTATCTGTGCGTCTATTAACAACAAAAAATGAATTTAAAAGTGGGGATTAGTGATATAGAAAGCTCTATATAAGAGGCGCTTAGATGTAGGAATGATGAATCTCTATTAGAGCGGTTATCGGGTCGGGTTCGGTGTTAGCCTGCCGGTCTCTTTAATCGTGAGAGAACTTAAGTGTGTAGACTTGGGAGAGCTAAGGATTTATATTTGTTCTCTTGAGAGAGTTTAAGAGAAATGGCGAGCTGAGTCAGGCAACCTAAATCCCATCTTCTAGATCTATAGCGAATCTCTATGAACCAGTACAGGTTACAAGGTACAAGATGCGTAGGGTCTTGTAGATTGATCGTAGGTCTCGATGCGCCTCACTGCGAGCGACGTTTGGCCAAAAGCGAGTCTATTGCCCCTCTTCCAAAACGCAATGTCGGACGGATCTTGCATTAATCTCCCCTGTTGCAATTCATGTCTACTTGCACTATTCAGTCAAAGGTAGCCGAATGTAAAGTAATTTAACATCAAGCCATAGACATCTACGTACTGTAGTGTCTCATAGTACATTGCATTCGTGGCAGTTCACGCTGTCGAAGCTGGACAAGAGAACACATAGAGCTGGACCCTCTGCCTGATAGTTCTCTAGGTTCTCGGTGTATAGACTCAAAATTCTGATAGGGTAGTATTCCCACCACAGTGATACAAATTACCTGCCCAAGCCATGTATCGGTGTGTATAAAACAGCAGTATTGTGCAAATCTCCAAACAACGAATTCTAGCTTTTTTTGTGGCCAATGTCTTCATAATCTCCAGTTTGAAATTATCAGCTATAATGATAAAGACCCGCAGCAAACAGTCTGTACGAGGGCTACAACAATCAAGGAGATACCGGTAGCTGCACTATCTAATGACAGTAGGTGTCCCTCTTATTTCCATGACTTGCTTTTGTAAGGTGCCCATTGCGTCAATAACCAAGCCGCGCCCTTTTCCCTATTCACCACTGCCTCGTTCGGAAATGAAATAATGCGACTTAGATTGATGAGAGATCAAATCAAGAGGAATGCAGGTCATGTAAAAAGTTGTTTTACTGGTGAAAATGAAGTTTTCAAAGCTCCCAGTCGTCAGACCGACtcgatttctttttggtcttcCCCTTTTTGGACTTTTTCGATCTCTTCAAATCCCTCTGCTCGATTGAGGGGGCTCCTATTGGCTGATCCCCTATATAGTCATAGCCTGATTCAGTGACTATCTCTGCAGGTGTTGGCTCATCCACAAGAGGGGGAGCCTGCTGTGAAACTGGAGAAAGAATATCGGGGATGGTGGGACTTAAATAGGTATTGTTCACTGACATGTCAATAAATGTAGGGTCTTCGTTTTCGTAGAGATCATCAATGCTGGCTTGTGGGGTATCAACCTTTTCCAGGTTGTCCAGCTCCTCTGGTCGATCGTCTTCAACGATGTCTATGTTAGATCACTTCATTAGTTGACGGTATTGCCTCTCAGGGTGGGCGAGACTCTTACCGAGCCCTCGTATACCGATAAACATTCTACAAGTCTCAGATCCCTTCCGCAGGATATGCAGTTTGCGGGAGAGTTGATCTCGGAGAGATTTGTTCTCTATTGACTCTCCCGCAATACGTGTCGCCAGGTCATCTGCCATATCGAAGACAAGTAACGGCGCAAATATATCCGCGAGTGGCTTGATGAGATTGGTCTCGATGACCTCGATCGCCACACCGTCGATAAACCGTTTTAGAGCGACCTGATAGAACTTAATaagacgaggaagccaaCTCCTAACAGATAGGACTGTCATACCTTGTAGTACGCAAGCATACACTCAAGCGCCTCTGTGGCAGCAAAGCGACTCATGCTAGACTCTGTGGACTGAAGGATTGAATCATGAAGATGACGGAGATTGTATGATGGGCCATCCAGAGAGGTCGCTTCCAAGGATGAGACACCGAAGAAGTTGCAAATGATCGTTGAGAGACCATCTCCCCAGGCTTCGCGCCGGGCCTTTTGAAGATTCTCGGTAAAATAGTGATTGTATGTAATTGGATGGCCCTGCTGATGGGGCTGCAGAAGTTCACTGGTTCGTTGTTGTAGATCTCTGAGCAGCTGGTCAAACCTCGGGTCTACAATCTCCCGGAGCAGCCCCTTTGCCGTAGTAATATCACCTATATGCAGTACAACAGCTCGAACGAAGTCTTTCGCAATATTCCAGGCTGTCGTTACGTGACCTCGCGCGATAGCCTCCCATTGACTGGATTGCTCCCTGAATAGCTCCCCTATTATCAATGGATTGAACGTGCCGGGGAGCTCTTTGCCTCGTGTGTGTTTGAGGACATTTTGGATATGCTGGATATATTCTTCTCGCGTCACTAAAACCTGTTGTCTCGATACCGCCTCgctctcatctccatctgttATTTGACGATAATGACCGCCCGAAGTGATCCTTTCAGTGAATTCTTGATTCAGATTTTGTATTGTGGCACGTATCCGTCTGCTATAGCCACTCGTTGACTGGCCACTATTGAAGAATGGGTCATTGTAGGTGCCATCGGTAGCAGTTCTCACAAGGTTCTGGAAACTCTGGCTGATATGCAAAAGATAGTACTTCTGCTCCGCTATCGTTGTTCGAGGGCTTCCAAGCCTCTCTAGCCTTCGTTGACAGTCGCCAACTTGGACTTGAATTTCTTCTATCAGGCTGGGAAGTTCAGTCGCAATCTGCCCAAGCAGTACCTTGCTGAGGCGCTCCCGAAACGGCTTTATAGCCACATCAGATAACGGAAGATCTCGCCAGACACCCTTGGCAAAAAAATGTTCTTCCTCCGCATCCCGTTCTGTTAACGTACCATTGCTCTTCTCTGAATCCTGGTTTTTCAGTACATGCCAACCGTGCCGGAAGGAGACCTGTTGATTTTTCGCCAGTGAGACAAACATCGCCTCAGTCTCCGATCCTGGGGTCAGCGTATCGGGTTTGGTGATGACACCCAGCGTCCGAGATCCGGTCCTATCTGCCTCCCGGGCTAGTGTAAGAACAATTTGATTGGCAAAATCGTTCTTTGCAGAGACCACAGCTAGAATAATTGAACGCGGCTCCCGCATATAGGATTGTACAACATCCTGCACGAGTTTAACATCCGCAGCTGACTGCTGCTTGGTTTCCGAATGGATAAGACCGGGTAGATCGACAATGGTCAAATGCGGCCGGTCAGGGCCTGACACCTCTACCCGAAGTAGATCATTGGAAAACGCCTTTCCGTGCGTAGAGATACCCATGATCGCTTTTGCATTGTCGATAAGACGTGGCAAGCCGTCGAAGCCTTCGAGCTGCTCGTGGAATTGGCTTAAAGACTGCTGTTCTGCCTCCGTTCGTGAATGATGTGGCACAATGGACACGCTCACCCCGATCTGTGGGCTCTTGCGCAGGACGAGCTCTGTAGGAAATCGTGTACAGAGGTTACTTCGTACAGGGAATGATACGCCCGAGATCGCTTCCAGGACCGAGCTCTTCCCAGAAGATTGATCTCCACAAACGATGATTTGGGGAAGCGAAATATAATGGCTGATGCCCTGCAAGCGCAGCGTGTCAATGGAGTCGAGCAATTCTAGTTGCTCCTTCGTGCAAAGCTCTTCAAGGGAGTTTGTAAAGAATTTTTTAAGGACCATTTTGACTAGCCAGTGCGAGGTTACCACTTATGATTTCTAGAGATGATATTGGTTGCCTCTGGGGAACAGCGGCGAGCAAGACCTGATTTATAGATAATTCAACAGTGGGAATTCTAGCATCCGACTTGGTTTCTCCTGCAAGGGCGAATTCCACAGGATAGGTTCTAGGCAAGAATAAGAATGTAGTGTGAGAAATAGAACTATCTCTGTTATACCCCATTCATCCCAGCCTACTTCGGTAGTAAGTAGAAAGCAATAGGGTTCATTGGACTGTGGCCGCCAGGCGTGCCATGTAACCTACGACAACACTTCATCTGGCAACTCCATTCTTTCTGGTTTTGAATCAAGGATCATTGCAATCCGTAAGGGGCTCCAAAAAGCTTTATGCGTGGCTCTACGAGGCAAAGAATGTGTGGTTCTACCCTTCAGCTCGGATGCATTGGTCCCAATGAGGCAGTTACCACACCTTCAAGGTTATACTTCCTGAAATGGAATAGTGTCTCAGACTGCAATGACTTAAGCACCAATCAAAGAAGGCTCGTGATCACAATCATTGCTTGGATGGACTTCGTGAGCAAAATACAACAGTACCTGCTCATATTGGAATGGTGGCGCTAGGCTCGCTTGCCCATAACACACAGCCTATCTTGATCACAGGCGACTGTAAGTTCTCATgcatgatgatgacagccTACTGGCTGAAGACTATATGAT from Aspergillus oryzae RIB40 DNA, chromosome 7 includes the following:
- a CDS encoding uncharacterized protein (predicted protein), with the protein product MGRIYQSAELVLVWLGDCSSKLARGLPSLETLAKKTQNELPPLPKFKGPGGELQAAATTAVDLSCRQWFKRIWVLQEYLLARKVNFLYGNNEVSLGALLTACIWVSHDPGAAMTPELPMKAELREALAHTNDIPNFLLARQAIGQGRRLTLREWLRACRRRYAKDPRDFVFGGLSLICPESLKIDYQRLQLGDYPCVETQAPILPPRAGIHSQKDNRFTAEHPTATFKGPTSSSLIPGGLWDFLRADYAASEVEVLINVAACLLSQKEQHTLDLLSIAARRPWDDFDADVRNWFWPRAHPILPSWVPALGSRGQKHRIMLVQPLQLVY
- a CDS encoding uncharacterized protein (predicted protein) → MTDEYIDILIRFLETVGGMPRAHLPSGGTSFDAVAISLASSLFFSFPQSTKLNVTKGQNHEGISLSSVNEQHARVWLCEFIESEVRHWVTYLRMTREDYVLAHGVESSGAKWPEEASNERQKKLDSLISAYWQLNEKFDDLPWSRTADEGVAAATAATPSNEVTSNLWDLLETLQSAVDEKSFVWKRKLLISPEAQQYVTAFSLDLKRRSLFITQDGLIGMGPSWLRKGDRVMLVRDASVPYVFRHVDEELRHQLQTMEMREDLLRECSVERKYSLSRQLKRPTLERQISDLNLRISHLQSGTKDGWILIGESYIPGVMLGEVLERGGSEIFGRIAILGYIKKGLFVMQLLSSSSHS
- a CDS encoding uncharacterized protein (vacuolar sorting protein VPS1, dynamin, and related proteins): MVLKKFFTNSLEELCTKEQLELLDSIDTLRLQGISHYISLPQIIVCGDQSSGKSSVLEAISGVSFPVRSNLCTRFPTELVLRKSPQIGVSVSIVPHHSRTEAEQQSLSQFHEQLEGFDGLPRLIDNAKAIMGISTHGKAFSNDLLRVEVSGPDRPHLTIVDLPGLIHSETKQQSAADVKLVQDVVQSYMREPRSIILAVVSAKNDFANQIVLTLAREADRTGSRTLGVITKPDTLTPGSETEAMFVSLAKNQQVSFRHGWHVLKNQDSEKSNGTLTERDAEEEHFFAKGVWRDLPLSDVAIKPFRERLSKVLLGQIATELPSLIEEIQVQVGDCQRRLERLGSPRTTIAEQKYYLLHISQSFQNLVRTATDGTYNDPFFNSGQSTSGYSRRIRATIQNLNQEFTERITSGGHYRQITDGDESEAVSRQQVLVTREEYIQHIQNVLKHTRGKELPGTFNPLIIGELFREQSSQWEAIARGHVTTAWNIAKDFVRAVVLHIGDITTAKGLLREIVDPRFDQLLRDLQQRTSELLQPHQQGHPITYNHYFTENLQKARREAWGDGLSTIICNFFGVSSLEATSLDGPSYNLRHLHDSILQSTESSMSRFAATEALECMLAYYKVALKRFIDGVAIEVIETNLIKPLADIFAPLLVFDMADDLATRIAGESIENKSLRDQLSRKLHILRKGSETCRMFIGIRGLGDQPIGAPSIEQRDLKRSKKSKKGKTKKKSSRSDDWEL